The following are encoded in a window of Nilaparvata lugens isolate BPH chromosome 13, ASM1435652v1, whole genome shotgun sequence genomic DNA:
- the LOC120354093 gene encoding uncharacterized protein LOC120354093 gives MGNTASMRQFVNLLRYDKPSNSLPIFLSIFLTIIGFVTVITAALNEKDVDTSLEAIKDIVSVSIGSFVCIIEQSLYPERTLNLIQVIEDDFVVDREELRERGDGLWTEIGELYQRKREDMREKFQYLYWAIVFIFCGYFSKHFLNRVLGIEVQSKERWPTPFLSENEKEKRRLMYEERDSTRSRSGGDLRGDMRRIVRCHQMINRNLKICTDCSAFAITGALAVIINDSCSNAFFMLKNNNLKKTVSYAFIFIVENLLLLFLCQNGQRIFNQNDILRRYLAELPWTDKPRWFRQTVHMMMTRANFDTEMRPYGIFVLNYVSFKDIMKFTFSVGNVLYTKKLRSQSQL, from the exons ATGGGCAACACCGCATCTATGCGTCAATTCGTGAACCTGCTCCGCTATGACAAACCATCAAACTCTCTTCCAATATTTCTATCAATATTTCTGACAATTATCGGATTTGTGACCGTTATAACCGCTGCTCTAAACGAGAAAGACGTCGACACATCCTTGGAAGCGATCAAAGATATTGTTTCCGTTTCCATTGGTAGTTTCGTCTGTATTATTGAACAGAGTTTGTATCCTGAGAGAACTCTCAATTTGATACAAGTCATAGAGGACGACTTCGTGGTGGACAGAGAGGAACTGAGGGAGAGAGGAGATGGACTATGGACGGAGATTGGAGAGTTGTaccagagaaagagagaagatatGAGGGAGAAATTTCAGTATCTGTACTGGGCGATAGTTTTCATATTCTGCGGATATTTCAGCAAACATTTTCTGAACCGGGTTTTGGGAATTGAGGTGCAGTCCAAGGAAAGATGGCCGACTCCGTTCCT CAGCgaaaatgagaaggaaaaaaGGAGATTGATGTATGAAGAGAGAGACAGTACGAGGTCGAGGAGTGGCGGTGATCTTAGAGGTGATATGAGACGTATAGTTAGATGTCATCAAATGATTAACAg aAACCTCAAAATATGCACAGATTGTTCAGCGTTTGCAATTACAGGAGCTCTTGCTGTTATCATAAACGACTCTTGTTCTAATGCTTTCTTCATGCTCAAG AACAATAATTTGAAGAAGACTGTGAGCTATGCATTCATATTTATAGTGGAAAATCTGCTTCTGCTTTTCTTATGCCAAAACGGACAACGCATTTTCAACCAG aatGATATCCTGCGTAGATATTTGGCAGAACTTCCATGGACGGATAAACCTCGATGGTTCAGACAGACTGTCCATATGATGATGACACGAGCAAACTTTGATACTGAAATGAGACCTTATGGCATTTTTGTTCTCAACTATGTTTCGTTTAAAGAT ATAATGAAATTCACATTCTCCGTTGGCAATGTACTCTACACCAAGAAATTGAGAAGTCAATCCCAACTATAA